In Oryza brachyantha chromosome 2, ObraRS2, whole genome shotgun sequence, a single window of DNA contains:
- the LOC107303648 gene encoding uncharacterized protein LOC107303648 — protein sequence MSDKSQWPRVDIGFKMLPPKLGRSAGRPQKNRVPNSAEGKGKGKQKRCSRCKGFGHQARTCKEPEWVDLSDPASAPAPPKRKKRKTKPAVVVVSKPQTRSNSKCAASSSSQPLPTSTSHPAGVISTSQPPTRTTPPRLAKTKAKATGV from the exons ATGTCAGACAAGAGCCAATGGCCAAGAGTTGACATAGGGTTCAAAATGTTGCCACCAAAGCTTGGAAGATCAGCAGGAAGACCTCAGAAAAATCGTGTGCCAAATAGTGCTGAAGGCAAAGGAAAAGGCAAGCAGAAAAGATGCTCAAGATGTAAAGGATTTGGCCATCAAGCTAGAACTTGCAAGGAACCTGAGTGGGTAGACCTATCTGATCCTGCTTCTGCTCCAGCACCccccaaaagaaagaaaag GAAGACCAAACCTGCAGTGGTAGTTGTCTCCAAGCCCCAAACAAGGTCTAACTCCAAGTGTGCTGCCTCATCTTCTTCCCAGCCACTGCCTACATCCACTTCACATCCTGCTGGAGTAATTTCTACATCTCAGCCACCTACAAGGACAACTCCTCCCAGGCTAGCAAAGACAAAGGCAAAGGCAACTGGTGTTTAG
- the LOC121053509 gene encoding eggshell protein 1-like, whose product MAERGKGDAGGGGGGDSGDNGGSGDCSGGGNEQRGDDDYWHKMVGPDDIPIWVEDIVEVADADGNVNGNGGDGPGADRNGADGDGNVVAGPEDEPIGVNEGHLYGVVDLESQKEGTGRILHLL is encoded by the exons ATGGCGG AAAGGGGGAaaggcgacgccggcggcggcggcgggggtgacAGCGGCGACAACGGTGGCAGTGGCGACTGCAGCGGCGGGGGCAACGAGCAGAGGGGAGACGACGATTATTGGCATAAGATGGTTGGTCCAGATGATATCCCTATTTG GGTGGAGGATATTGTTGAGGTTGCTGATGCTGATGGCAATGTCAATGGCAATGGTGGTGATGGCCCTGGTGCTGATCGCAATGGTGCTGATGGGGATGGCAATGTAGTTGCAG GTCCCGAAGATGAACCAATTGGGGTGAATGAAGGACACTTGTATGGAGTTGTAGATCTTGAATCTCAAAAGGAGGGGACTG GGAGAATCCTACATTTGTTGTAG
- the LOC102715088 gene encoding uncharacterized protein LOC102715088: protein MMEKAQSDCPYPGCFFCVMKEANPSKRRASVLKFFRELPSQDDDGQVLPISGLWNTAMAHPNDPEFINLGIFECMSALIWKGLKNRRWLSHDQNIYIPYYAAHIIGSYTMNMEEFAERAVRAGVIPPLVELLRGRLTWVEQRVAVRALGHLATYPSTFPAVADHGEVLELAIQLASSSLEIVYSHFYQFVDRRLGYHCDLLTRGMGGVEMESRKAEEWASQLQCWSLQLINCFAFKSEFLHDICKADFLVKLPGMWGGLVNENSPAGVGLLRTICQSKLGRGHVANIPGVVEALCNIARSSDDWQYMAVDCLFWLVQDSNTCHKVIDRVASTLIDLADISMLGDYKKLGDTIVTMLQECMQQHANSRNSISTHTKEQIDELLSSKQSLKLEKNMPKGDLHIKQAAALVVKLEGNSLFSSGNIAGAAAKYSEALALCPMKSKKERVVLYSNRAQCYLLLQQPLAAISDATRALCLHSPLNRHAKSLWRRAQAYDMLGLAKESLLDAILFINECSQSNDPDLSLKQNKVPDYAERLVKKQMRAAWLFREAALKHGGIHCEGEASDAFGQEADDSEWETASESDAENDATGEADDETEWKKDGHQENLYEKS from the exons ATGATGGAGAAGGCACAATCTGATTGCCCTTACCCTGGATGTTTCTTCTGTGTTATGAAAGAGGCGAATCCTAGTAAACGAAGAGCAAGTGTACTGAAGTTTTTTAGGGAACTTCCTTCTCAGGACGATGATGGTCAAGTTCTCCCTATTAGTGGTCTTTGGAACACTGCAATGGCCCATCCAAATGACCCTGAATTCATCAACTTGGGGATATTTGAGTGCATGTCAGCTCTTATATGGAAGGGACTGAAAAACAGGCGTTGGCTTTCTCATGATCAGAATATTTACATCCCGTATTACGCAGCTCACATAATTGGGTCCTATACAATGAATATGGAGGAGTTTGCAGAACGTGCTGTTCGTGCTGGTGTAATACCTCCACTGGTTGAACTCTTGCGAGGCAGGCTGACTTGGGTGGAGCAAAGGGTTGCTGTTAGAGCTTTGGGGCATTTGGCTACATATCCCAGTACATTTCCTGCAGTTGCTGATCATGGGGAAGTACTTGAACTTGCCATTCAACTTGCTTCAAGTTCTCTAGAGATTGTGTATTCTCACTTTTACCAGTTTGTGGACCGAAGACTTGGCTACCACTGTGATCTTCTCACACGGGGCATGGGTGGTGTGGAAATGGAATCCCGCAAAGCTGAGGAGTGGGCAAGCCAACTTCAATGCTGGTCTTTGCAACTCATTAACTGCTTTGCATTTAAGTCTGAGTTCCTCCATGATATTTGCAAGGCTGATtttctagtcaagttacctgGAATGTGGGGTGGACTTGTAAATGAGAACTCTCCTGCTGGTGTTGGTTTGCTAAGAACTATCTGCCAGAGCAAGCTTGGCCGAGGCCATGTTGCTAATATTCCAGGTGTTGTTGAAGCTTTGTGCAACATTGCTCGTTCTTCAGATGACTGGCAATACATGGCTGTTGATTGTTTATTTTGGTTGGTGCAGGATTCGAATACATGTCATAAG GTAATAGATAGAGTTGCCTCAACATTGATAGATTTAGCAGATATTTCAATGCTCGGTGACTATAAAAAACTTGGTGACACTATTGTCACAATGCTCCAAGAATGTATGCAACAACATGCAAATTCACGGAATTCAATTAGTACTCACACCAAAGAACAAATTGATGAACTCTTGAGTTCCAAGCAGAGTTTGAAATTGGAAAAGAATATGCCAAAGGGGGATCTTCATATAAAACAAGCAGCAGCATTGGTTGTAAAGTTGGAAGGAAATTCACTTTTCTCTTCAGGAAACATAGCAGGAGCTGCAGCAAAGTACTCTGAAGCACTTGCTCTGTGTCCGATGAAGTCTAAGAAAGAAAGAGTGGTGCTTTATAGTAACCGAGCTCAATGCTATCTTCTCCTGCAACAGCCATTGGCTGCCATAAGTGATGCTACCCGTGCATTGTGCCTTCATAGTCCTTTGAATCGCCATGCCAAAAGCTTGTGGAGAAGAGCTCAAGCATATGATATGCTTGGTTTAGCGAAAGAGAGCTTGTTGGATGCAATTCTTTTTATAAATGAATGCTCTCAGTCGAATGATCCTGACCTGTCATTAAAGCAAAATAAAGTTCCTGATTATGCTGAGCGTTTGGTGAAGAAGCAGATGCGTGCCGCTTGGTTATTCAGGGAAGCAGCTTTGAAACATGGGGGAATCCATTGCGAGGGAGAAGCTAGTGATGCTTTTGGTCAAGAGGCTGATGATTCTGAGTGGGAAACAGCTAGTGAGAGTGATGCTGagaatgatgcaacgggagaGGCAGATGATGAAACTGAATGGAAAAAGGATGGCCACCAGGAAAATTTGTACGAGAAGAGCTGA